The genomic window GACACCGTCCGCGCCTCCGGACTTGCAGGCCTGGCCCGCAAGTCCACCACCGCGCCCGGTGCCGGCGCCCTCACTCTGGATTCCATCCCGGACCCCGACACACCCGGCAGTGACACCGGACAGCTCACCGAAGCTGAGCGCCGGGACCTGGAAACGTGCCAGCGCGCAGTCCACGGCCACCACAGCAACTTCTGGCTCACCGGCAAAGCACTCGATGCGGTGGCCAAACGACGCCTGTACCGGGGCGAGTTCAACACGTTCGAGGACCTGCTGGAGGGCTGGGGGATCAGCCTCGCGGACTCCAGCAGGATGCGCCGCGGTTGGCGCCTCGCCGCACGTCTTCTCCCTGACGTCCCCAAGCTCACCGTCTCGCACGTGGAGGGGCTTCTGCCCGTCGTCAAGCTCTACGACGTGGAAGCTGCCGCAACGCTGCATGCGCTGCTGCGCGAGACCTATCCCAAAGTCACGGCGCGCGTTATCAACGAAATTGTGCGCGAGCTGCCCGGCCCGGACGGTACGGAATCCCCGGCCGTCGTGATCCGCGAACAGGCAGAGAAGGTGCTGACCGGCCCGGCCGACCCCGCTTCCTCTGCCGAGCCGACGACCGCGAATGACACTCACCTACGCCAGGCCGTTGACCAGCGGGCCCGCCAGCTCGCCGACGACCTCAAGCGAAGCCGCATCCCGCGCCGGGAGCTGAACCAGCTTTTCGCGGAGGCGTTCGCAGACACTGACGACCCTCAGGTCTACCGCGCACTGCTGCGCTGGATGAAGACTCGGAACCGCTAGCCTGCCGGGCCCCCGGAAAGCTTCCAACTTTGGAAGAAAATGTTCGAATTAATTCGAACACGCTCCGGGGGTCGTCGGCGGCCCTGACCATGGCCGCCAGGAGGATCCTGGTGGCGTGTCGAGGAAGAGTGTCCGCAGGTGTAGTCAGTGCGGCAGCCCGTTGCCGGAGGGCAGCCGGAAGTCGCGCCGGTACTGCTCAACAGCCTGTCGTACGAAGGCGTGGCGGGGGAAGCGTGAGCGTGAGGAGTGGTGGCGGACCAACGTGGAGTTCGCCGCCGCCTTGCGGGAGGGCCGTCCGTACCGCCGGCCGAAGAAGCGGTGTCCGGTCTGTAAGAGCTGGTGGTTCGTCGGTGAAGCCGCGGGCGGCCCGCGCAAGCGGGTGGATGCTCTGTACTGCTCTGCGAGGTGCCGCACCCGGGCCTACCGCCAGAGGCAATCACGTTCAGAAGACGTCACACCGTGACGCCTTCACGTGACGCTACGGGCGCCTCGCGCAGCTGCGCAGCGTCCCTCCACCACGGCCGGTGACCCGTCTCAGCGAAGATTGATCCGATCTCACCGAAGCTGCGCTGATCCATCTTCGTCTCAGCGAAGGTTCACGCTTCAGCGGTTTGTCTCAGCGAATCTGCATCGACTGTGCCGGTGAGAATGATCGGTGCAGGATGATCCGCTACTCGGGCGGCATCGCCTTGCGCTGGCGGTATGCCTTCTGGCGGCAGCGGTGCGAGCAGGTCAGGCCACCCTTCTTGACTGACTCCTCGGACAACGGACGCCTGCAAGCCGCGCAGATGCCCGGAGTGCGGGGCCGAGCGGTGGCCCGGCGAGTCAGCAGTGGCTCTTGGGCTGGCTGACGAGCCGCGAGAGCTGTCTGCCGACAGGCAGGCGAACACATCTGGCGAAGCTGCCCATACTGGGCCTCCATCAACTTGCCGCAGACACGGCAAGGCGTCGGCTCAGGTGCCGGCTGACGGGCTCGATAGGCAATCTGGCGACAGGCCGGTGAACAGGTGCGGCGACGTTGTCCGAACTGGATCTTCATCAGGTTGCCGCAGACGCGGCAAGGCACCGGTTCGGGTGGAGTGGAACGCGGGAGTCTCCTGCGGTAGACCTTCGTTCGGCAAGCTGCGGAGCACGTCTTCGGGCGAACGCCGCGAAGTGAGTTGGCCAATATGGAGGCACCGCATTCCGCGCATGACACCGTCTCAAGAGTGTGTCGCAGTTGGTCGGCATCACGGTCAGTGACAGTCGCTAAGCGGTCCCAGCTCGGGGCCCCGCGGTGTAGTGGCGGTTCACAAAGAAACTTCCGCAGGTAGGCAGGCGGAAGCTGGTTTGCCTGGGCCAGCCGCGTGATGAAGGACCGGACCCCTTCCCCGGCCCTTGGGCGGGTCTGGAAGGGAAGGCGGGCGATCGGTGGAGTGCTGCGGGCGGATGGTGTCACTGTTCGTCGTTGGGTGCAGATCCTTTGAGGGGCCGCCCCACGTCGCTGGCCTGCTGCGCTGAAGAAACGGCCTGCTCGTGGACCTTGGAACCCTGATTGGATCTGCACCCTTCGTCGTTCGTGGCCGAGGGGCCTCCCGGGCGCTTGCGGCGGGAGGCGATGTCCAGATCGACGGCCAGCAGACCGGCTTTGGTGATCTTTTCGGTGCCGGTGAGGATGGCGTCGACGGCGGCTCCGCGAAGCTGGTGGGACAGGGTGCCGATCATGCCGTCGGTGCGGGTGTGGAGGAATCGGTCCAGGCGCGTGATAGTGCCGCGTTTGTGCTGGTGCAGTAGCAGGTTGGCTTCCATCTGGGCGACCAGCCCTTTCCATTCCGCGTTGTAGGGGAAAGGATGGGTGGCGACCGAGGTGAAACGGGCGGCGATCTGGTCGCCGCGGGTGCCGGTCAGCAGGCTGCTGTTCTCGATGTCGATGCCCGCGTAGGCGAAGGTCGCGGGGATGCGCTCGGAGAAGTACTTGAGCGTGTCGGACGCTTCGGCTCCCGTGCGGGTGTCCAGGGAGATGTTGTGGATCTCGTCGACCAGGACGAGGCCGCTGCGGGCCTTGGTGCAGACGCCGACCACGGATTCGATGAGGTCGGTGATGTTGGAGCTTCGCAGGACCGGGAGGCCGAGGAAGCGGGCGAACTCGGCTGCGATCATGCGGGGTGTCGCGGCGGGCGGGACGGTGATGTAGATGACCGGTATGCGTTCGTCCTGGCCGGGGTGACGGCGGCGGTCCTGGAGTTCGTGGGCCAGACCGAGCTGGGTCAGGGAGATCGTCTTGCCGGTGTTGGCCGGCCCGGTGACAATCAGGCCTCGGCGGGCGCTGATCGCGCCACGGTTGAGGATGACCAGGCGGCGGCCGCAGGTGACGGTGTGCCGGACGGTGGAGGTGGCGACCACTTGCAGGCGGGCGTGGTGGTCAAGGCGATCCTCGTCGTAGGTGTTCTTCTCGTCTTTGGCCAGTGCGTCGGATTCAGCCTCATGAACCAGCGCGGCGTACTCAGCCTCGCCGAGCATGACCATCGGCTTGCCGACAGAGGCCGCGACGAACGCGCGCCAGCCGGGCAGGACCGTCAGGTAGCGGCCGAAGTCGTCCGGCCGGTCGGCCAGCGGGGTGTTCACGGGCGTCTCCAGGGGTCCTCAAGCGGGTCGAAGAGCCCGAGCGGGATCACCTCGGCCATCGGTTCTTCGTCTTCCTGCTGTTCTTCCGCAACGGGCTCGCCCGCGGTCTCCTGGGACGGCTCGGGCTGCGGAGAGATCACGGCCGGAGCCGTGGCTCTGGTCCGAGCGGTCACCTGCCGGTCCCGCTTGGAGGGCTTGTTCTTCTTGCTCTTCTTTCCCTCAGCGACTTGGGTAGGGCCGGCATGTGCGCGGGTCAGCAAGGCGGCCACGGCCTCGGCGAGTTCTTCCTCGGTGGCCTTGGGCAGCTGGTGGCTGACGTGGTCCCAGGCGAGGTCTCCGAAGGGGACAGGTGCCCGGTTCAAGTATTTCCAGGTCGCCTGGACCCATCCGCCGTCTCCGCGGTGGTTGCGTACCCAGACCCGGGAGACGTCGTAGGGGTCGCGGTGGACCTCCCAAAGACCCCGCTTGGCGGTGACGCCTGAATGGTGGCGCCGCATCGGCCCGAGTTCCGGGGCGTCGTAGGTGCGGTTGTTGATCCGGATGCCGTAGGCGTTGACGGCCCGCCAGGCCGCGG from Streptomyces sp. NBC_01571 includes these protein-coding regions:
- a CDS encoding ATP-binding protein, whose protein sequence is MNTPLADRPDDFGRYLTVLPGWRAFVAASVGKPMVMLGEAEYAALVHEAESDALAKDEKNTYDEDRLDHHARLQVVATSTVRHTVTCGRRLVILNRGAISARRGLIVTGPANTGKTISLTQLGLAHELQDRRRHPGQDERIPVIYITVPPAATPRMIAAEFARFLGLPVLRSSNITDLIESVVGVCTKARSGLVLVDEIHNISLDTRTGAEASDTLKYFSERIPATFAYAGIDIENSSLLTGTRGDQIAARFTSVATHPFPYNAEWKGLVAQMEANLLLHQHKRGTITRLDRFLHTRTDGMIGTLSHQLRGAAVDAILTGTEKITKAGLLAVDLDIASRRKRPGGPSATNDEGCRSNQGSKVHEQAVSSAQQASDVGRPLKGSAPNDEQ